Below is a genomic region from candidate division SR1 bacterium Aalborg_AAW-1.
ATCACAAGCAGAACACTACTGTACTATCTTCCCAGATGCCAAGATCACGAAGATAAACCCTGTTGTCACAACCTTTGAGATCTACGGACAGTCTCTCGCTATACTCACTGGTGGTGAACATCCAAACGCTACGCTCAATCCATCGATCTCATTCTCTCTCTGGATAACAGATCTGGACGAGACCAAACGCATCCGAGATCTCCTCGCTGACGATGGGTCAGTGATGATGCCTTTTCAAGAATACGAACGAAGTCCTGCCTATGGATGGTGCAATGATATCTATGGTGTATCACGACAAGTCATGTATGACAATCGTCCTGAAAGCAAATCTAATGCACTCGTCCCAAGTCTCATGTATACAGGAGCAAACAACGGGAAGACAGCAGAAGCGATGGAGTTTTATACGAGTATCTTCCCAGCGAGCAAGATCAACTTTACTCGACCCTATGGAGAAAACGCTATGGGAGAGGATCCAGATCATCTCAATCATGCAGAATTTAAACTCGTCAATCAACAGTTTATCGCTATGGATAGTGGGATGGATCATAAGTTTACCTTCAATGATGGGATTTCACTCTCAGTCTCTTGCGCTGACCAAGCAGAAGTCGATAAGTATCGAAACGCACTGATAGCTGACTGAGGTTCGGAGTCTCAATGCGGACGATGTAAAGACAAGTACGGTGTATCACGACAGATCGTCCCAATCCAATTATCAGACTATCTCTTTCAGATTGATAAAGAAAAATCAAAATACGCCATGGACGCAATGTTACAGATGAAGAAAATCATTATCGCTGATTTATATCAATAAAAAATACCTATGACACAAGAAATACAACTTCCTACTAGCATATTCGGTAAACCAGTACTCAGAACTGAGGCCAACAAGACAGAGGAGCATAGAAAAGCATCACGATTGGATCTGTTTTTTGATCTGTTTTTCGTGGCAGCGATTCGTGTGATCTCGCATGAATTTGCCCATGATCTCGGTCATTGGTCACGATGAGCACTCGTACAAACCGTCATCTATATTGTAGCTATCTGGCGATTATGGACGAGTATTACCTATTTTTTTGAAAGATACAAAACGGAAGGTCTGACCAAGAGGTTGTTTATGTTTGTACAAATGTTTCTGATCGCTGGTGTAGGACTGACCATGATGTGAGGGAGTGAAGCAGTACATATCTTTTTCTTACTCTATGGATTAGCCAAGTGATGAATTGCATCCATGTATCTGCGAACTAATACAGGGCATAAAGATCCACTGTATTGCAAAAACAATCGCCTTCAAATCTATGGAAATAGTATGGTACTCATAGCCAGTATCATAGCATTATTTCTTCCATGAGCATGGTCTGTATGGATATTATTGATGGCATTAGGATTGGATGTCTTGATCCCTATTCTGTGAAAATCGACACTGAAATATCTTGTACCAAGTTTTGAGGTTGAAACCTATCATGAAAGATTTGGTCTCTTTATCATTATCGTCTTAGGAGAATCGATACTCGGTGCTATTACTGGTATCCATTGGGATTCACTCACCCATGGGACACTTTCTCTAATAGGAGCGGCACTCTTACTGAGTTTTGTGCATTGGTGGATTTATTTTGAATATGTGAGTACGGCTAAAATTCTGAAAGAAAATATCCTCAGTCGAACCTACCTCCATCTTCCTCTTACCATCTGTTTTACACTTATTAGTGCGACAGTACTCTACCTTGTAGAACATAGTACAGAAACTTCCCACGGGCCAATGCTTCTGCTTATTGTGTGTTGTATCATCGTGATGGCAACAGTGATAGGATTTGAAAAAATCACTGGACCGTATAGCAAACTAGTTCCAAAAACCTCTGCTCACCTACGACATATGGGACTACCTATCATAGGAATGATCTTCCTGTTACCCAATCGATGACTCTCTAATCAAACAAGTCTTTGGATCATTACTATATTTGCTATTATTCCTATTGCTATCAGAGCATATCTTCTTACCCAAGGTTTTAGAAAACACAAAGCATCTCAAGAGTAGATTATTTATTCTAATATCATATATACTTTAAGATTATCTTAAGGTAAATTCATATACTTTCTGTCTTATTTATATTATGTATACTATGAAAAAATCAATTCTCTGACTCCTATCTCTTGCTCTTATAGCATGAGTGTCACGATATGGTTATACCAAGTTTTTCTCATCATCAGTAGCACCGACACATGCTGATATCGCATACGCGACTGGGTCAGATCGTCAGGTTTTGGATATCTATCTTCCAAGTACCGGTACAGGACCATTTCCAGTGGTGATACAGATTCATGGATGAGCATTTAAAATGGGTGACAAATCAGCTATCAATAGTGTACAACGTCTTTTAGATGAAGGATTTGCTGTCATAGGGATGAATTATCGTTTGAGTGATGAAGCACAATGGCCAGCACAGTTAGATGATCTCAAATCGGTCGTCCAATTTGTAAAAACCAATGCAAAACAATATAGGCTTGACAATACTCGTATCGCTTCACGATGATATAGTGCTGGTGGATATCTCTCTTCGATGATGGGTATCGCACTCGCCAATGATCCAGCAACTCGTATTCAAGCATCAGTAGATCGATTTGGTCCAGTAGATTTTTATACAATGGATGAAGATATCGCAGCGTCTGGAATAGAACGTAAGACAGGTAACAATGGTGATGCAGACTCTCCAGAATCAGCTCTCTTATGAATCACTATAAAGGAAAACAAAGAAATAGCTGACCAAGCAAGTGTCTTGACCTACTTATCATGAACAGAAAGTATTCCACCGTTTCTTATCATGCATGGAGCTATCGACCCTATGATCTGAGCAAAACAGTCTGAAAGACTCAGAGATGCTATCAGCAATAAATTTGGATCATGAATGGTAGAATATCATCTTCTTCCAAATGGAGATCATGGTGGTGGTGATTTTGAGACACAATCAACCGAAGATATCGTGATTAATTTTCTCAAGAAGAATTTAAAATAACATTTCTACAATTATTTATCTTCTGTTACTTTTTTTAGTTCGTCCTAACTTTCTATCATGTTTACACTACAACAAATTCAAGACACTCATGCTAAAGTCAAAAGCGGAGCAGATTTTCCACAGTACATCCAAGACCTCAAAGATCTATGAGTCAGATCGTATACGATTTTTGTCTCTGATGGTCATGCAGAATATCAAGGAGATAATAATTATGCTCTCACTTCACCAACAAAATATGAATCATTAGTGATGAGTGACACTACAGACAAAGAATGATTTATATATAATCTCAAACTTCACCAACAAGGAGGCAGTGATTATATGACATTCTGTCAGCATGCAGCACAAGCAGGCATTACGAAACGAGTAATCGTCATGGATGATATGACGTGTACGTATTATGATACTGATGATAAAGCGATTGTGATGGAGACAATTCCAAGTGTATAAGGAATACATTACTATATTTTTATATTTTTATATTTTTATATTTTTATCTTTTTATATACTCTTACAAACAATGTCTAAAGAACGTTTATGAGCTTATACTGATGCAGTCATTGCTATTATTATTACTATTATGGTTTTAGAAATGGAACCACCGACATCATCTTCACGACAAGCACTGTATGAAATGAGACATATCGTATTGTGATATATCTTAAGTTTTATTTATCTGACGATTTATTGGAACAATCATCACCATATGTTTCAAACTATAAAGAAAGTCACTTGAACTACACTTCGAGCAAATAGTATATTATTATTTGTATTATCACTCGTACCATTCTCAACAGCATGGATGGCAGAAAATCACTTTGAAACCAATACAGTAGTAGTTTATGGTATAATCTTACTTGCTGCTGCTTTTGCTTACTATAATCTTTCTAATACTCTTAAAGCAAGCGAATGAGAACATTCAGCTTTCGCAAAAGCTATTAATAAAGATTGGAAAGGTAAAGCATCATTACTCCTATATGCTTTAGGAACTGGTTTGTCGTTTATTCACCCTAATATTGGGCTCGTTATTTTTGCTATTGTAGCACTTATACGATTCATTCCTGATAAAAGAATGGAAAAAGCAATTGAAATGATTGAAGACAATATATAATCATTAAACATACTTTATTACTGATATATAATGACTAATAAACGAATATCACCACAAGATTATATCAATTCACTCACTGATAGTCAAAAAGAAAAAATTCTGACCCTAAGAACGATCATCCAATCAGTACTGTGAGATGAAGCACAAGAAGTAATCAGCTATAATATCCCTGCATTTAAGAAAGATGGTATTCTTACCTTCTATTATTCTGCCTATACAAAGCATATTTCACTTTCTTTTTTCCCAACGGCTGAAACCTATAAGATATTTGAATCAGAACTTAAAGATTATACGCACAGTAAGTCAGCTATTCAGTTCCCACTCGATAAACCATTACCAGAACAATTAATCAGAGATATCCTCACGGATGCACTTCCTCGTATCATAGCGGCGAGATCAAAAAAGAAATAATTTACTTTATATTATAAAATAACTTGTAATTATAAACTAAATAAATATACTACAATCATATTTATATGATATGAGCAAAACAATGCAAAAAAAAATTGAACGAGGAATTGGAATGTTTGGTGATGTAACCTTTGATCCAGGTACTGGAAAACCAACACAAACCATGCAAGAACGTCTCCATCAAATTATCGAACAAGTAAAGCTCGCAGATGCCTTAGGAGTAGATCTCTTTGCGGCAGGGGAGCACCATAGATCGGACTATGCCATCTCATCTCCTGAAATTCTTCTCTCAGCACTTTCTACTGTGACGAGCAATATTAAACTAGCAAGTGGCGTATCAGTCGTAAGCTCAACAGATCCAGTAAAACTTTATCAAGATTTTGCAACAGTTGATCTTATCAGTAATGGACGTGCAGAGATTATCGCAGGAAGAGGTAGTTTTACAGAATCGTTTCCACTCTTTGGCTATAAACTTGGTGATTATTCGCAGTTATTTAGTGAGAAGTTAGACCTTCTCTTGAAGATTAATGAAACAGAAGATCTTACATGGTCAGGTAACTATCGCGCACCGCTCAATAATCAAACTGTACTTCCTCGTGCCCTTAATAAAGGGAAACTTCCTATCTGGATCGCCGTGGGTGGGACACCTGAATCTGTAGTCAGCGCTGCGAAACTCGGTCTGCCAGTCATTTTTGCTATTATTGGTGGTATGTGGGAACACTTTCTACCCATGATCGAATTATATAAAGACGAATATACCAAAGCTGGACATGAGATCGATCAGATGCAAATTGGTGCTCATATGCATACCTTTATCATGGAAGATGAACAACAAGTAATCGATACCTATTTCCCTCTCTATAAATCTCAAATGGATAGAGTAGGAAAGACAAGAGGGCGACAACCATTTACTTTAGAACAATTTGAAGGATGAATGTCTCAACGTGGAGCATTGCTGATGGGAAGTCCAGAACACGTAGCGAATAAAATAGCATTAATAGTACAAACATTGGGTCTGACTAGATTCGTAGCACATATGGACATATGAGGTCCTGCTCATGATGATATGATGCGTTCTATCGATATTTATGCTCGTGAGATCATTCCAGCCATCAATGATTATCTCAATACGATACATAAACAATAAAATAATAATATTTCACTTGTACAATGTACTCTCAATCACTACGATAAGAGAGTATTTTTATATATTGATTTTTATTCTCATGTCCAAGCTTTTCATTAATCTCCCAGTAGCTGATCTTGCAGCATCTACAGTATTCTACCAATCATTAGGATTTACTAAAAACGATAACTTTTCTGACACACACGCCTCTTGCATGATATGGGACGAAAATATCTACGTGATGTTACTCACTCATGAGTTTATAAAAGGATTTCTACCAGAAGGCAAAACTATAGCAGATGCTCATACTACAGCACAAGTACTGAATGCACTCAGCATGAATAGTAAGTCTGATGTAGATATCATGTTTGACAAAGCAATCTCAGCGGGAGGTAAGAAAACTATTGCTACACAAGATCATGGATTCATGTATGGACGTGATTTTGAAGATTTGGATGGTCATATCTGGGAACTGTTTTGGATGGATGAAGCTGCTGCACAAGGATAATTTTACAATAACAATTACTATGTACCTACGACAAACTACGCATAAAGAAATGATTGACGCAATGCGTCAGTGTTTTGTCGATTATCCAGAGATAGAGGAGGAAATAAGACACTATGGCATTAAACGATCATTTCCAAACGGCCAACGATGTGATCTGATATTCTATAAGAAATCTATCAACATTCTTAGATTCAATCGTGGTGCATGGATGGTAAGAAAAGAACCATTAATCTGACTAGCATTCGATGAAGTGAATAAAGTTATCGGAAAGATCAAACTTCATGATATCCATACGATTCAAGACAAAGCTATACCAGCACTCATCATGAGAATGGCTCAAGCTCCCAAAGGCGTCAGATATGATGCGTAGCTTTTTATACCACTAAAAATTATTATGCAAAGCAAGGCAACTAATGTAGATGACTATATCAATGAATTACCAGAAGAGAGGAAGACAGCTATCGACCAACTCAGAGCAATCATCAATACCCATCTTCCTGATTGATTTAAAGAACAGATGCAGTATGGTATGATTTGACGAGTAGTTCCTTTTTCACTTTTCCCACAGTGATATCACTGTGATCCCAAACAGCCATTACCTTTTGTAGCACTTGCATCACAAAAAAACCATATAGCCCTCTATCATATGGGAGTGTATTCATTTCCTGAGATTCTAGAGCGGTTTACATCTCAATATCCTAACTATAGCACTAAGAAACTTGATATGGGTAAATCCTGTATCAGACGAAAGAAAGAATCTGATATACCCTATGAACTGATCGGAGAGTTACTAAAAAAAATATCAGTACACCAATGGATAGAGTATTACCAAACTACTTTAGATACCAGAGCATCCTCATGAAAGAAATCATAAGCAGACGTCTTCAGTCACATTTTCAATGAGGGAACATTGCTAATGTCATCCAATAACTGTGATGTATTCAAGCACAAGACACTCATCAAGCTCCTCGAGTAGTAGCTTCCCGCTGTAATCCAGATATACGTTATGATAATTTTCTGCAGGCTATTGCTGACAAACAACTCGTTCGTACACGACCTATGCGTGGCACACTGCACTATGTTGATCCCAGATATGTACGTATATTTCTCGAACATTGCGCATCTAAGACCCTCTCATGATTCAAGAAACGTAGAGAGTTTCTCTGAATTTCTGACCAGCAATCAGAACAAGCGCTCACTCTCATGAAGAACGCCCTCACAGGAGGGAAAATACTCACTCGCAGTCAGATAAAACAACTTCTCACTGATGCAAA
It encodes:
- a CDS encoding 3-demethylubiquinone-9 3-methyltransferase, which codes for MSHKITPTIRSTGNGQSQAEHYCTIFPDAKITKINPVVTTFEIYGQSLAILTGGEHPNATLNPSISFSLWITDLDETKRIRDLLADDGSVMMPFQEYERSPAYGWCNDIYGVSRQVMYDNRPESKSNALVPSLMYTGANNGKTAEAMEFYTSIFPASKINFTRPYGENAMGEDPDHLNHAEFKLVNQQFIAMDSGMDHKFTFNDGISLSVSCADQAEVDKYRNALIADGGSESQCGRCKDKYGVSRQIVPIQLSDYLFQIDKEKSKYAMDAMLQMKKIIIADLYQ
- the nlhH gene encoding Carboxylesterase NlhH, whose protein sequence is MKKSILGLLSLALIAGVSRYGYTKFFSSSVAPTHADIAYATGSDRQVLDIYLPSTGTGPFPVVIQIHGGAFKMGDKSAINSVQRLLDEGFAVIGMNYRLSDEAQWPAQLDDLKSVVQFVKTNAKQYRLDNTRIASRGYSAGGYLSSMMGIALANDPATRIQASVDRFGPVDFYTMDEDIAASGIERKTGNNGDADSPESALLGITIKENKEIADQASVLTYLSGTESIPPFLIMHGAIDPMIGAKQSERLRDAISNKFGSGMVEYHLLPNGDHGGGDFETQSTEDIVINFLKKNLK
- the luxA gene encoding Alkanal monooxygenase alpha chain, producing MSKTMQKKIERGIGMFGDVTFDPGTGKPTQTMQERLHQIIEQVKLADALGVDLFAAGEHHRSDYAISSPEILLSALSTVTSNIKLASGVSVVSSTDPVKLYQDFATVDLISNGRAEIIAGRGSFTESFPLFGYKLGDYSQLFSEKLDLLLKINETEDLTWSGNYRAPLNNQTVLPRALNKGKLPIWIAVGGTPESVVSAAKLGLPVIFAIIGGMWEHFLPMIELYKDEYTKAGHEIDQMQIGAHMHTFIMEDEQQVIDTYFPLYKSQMDRVGKTRGRQPFTLEQFEGGMSQRGALLMGSPEHVANKIALIVQTLGLTRFVAHMDIGGPAHDDMMRSIDIYAREIIPAINDYLNTIHKQ
- a CDS encoding Bacterial low temperature requirement A protein (LtrA), with amino-acid sequence MTQEIQLPTSIFGKPVLRTEANKTEEHRKASRLDLFFDLFFVAAIRVISHEFAHDLGHWSRGALVQTVIYIVAIWRLWTSITYFFERYKTEGLTKRLFMFVQMFLIAGVGLTMMGGSEAVHIFFLLYGLAKGGIASMYLRTNTGHKDPLYCKNNRLQIYGNSMVLIASIIALFLPGAWSVWILLMALGLDVLIPILGKSTLKYLVPSFEVETYHERFGLFIIIVLGESILGAITGIHWDSLTHGTLSLIGAALLLSFVHWWIYFEYVSTAKILKENILSRTYLHLPLTICFTLISATVLYLVEHSTETSHGPMLLLIVCCIIVMATVIGFEKITGPYSKLVPKTSAHLRHMGLPIIGMIFLLPNRGLSNQTSLWIITIFAIIPIAIRAYLLTQGFRKHKASQE
- a CDS encoding Glyoxalase-like domain protein — its product is MSKLFINLPVADLAASTVFYQSLGFTKNDNFSDTHASCMIWDENIYVMLLTHEFIKGFLPEGKTIADAHTTAQVLNALSMNSKSDVDIMFDKAISAGGKKTIATQDHGFMYGRDFEDLDGHIWELFWMDEAAAQG